Proteins co-encoded in one Deltaproteobacteria bacterium genomic window:
- a CDS encoding A/G-specific adenine glycosylase, translating to MKSARRLLAWYDRHARDLPWRGERDPYRIWVSEIMLQQTTVDAVRNRYREFVRRFPTLRDLAEAPPDAVMKAWEGMGYYSRAVNLHRSARIVWLGGGGAFPASEAEWRALPGVGPYTAAALACLVNKERVVAVDALVRRVLFRVFRIDALLSTLSIDREIRERGIDLIDPARPYDSLQALMDLATALCRPRSPDCPPCPLREDCASHAAGDADRLPKKANAVRKSVNVAVGLWIRGDSVFLQRRPEGGLFAGLWELPGGKVEPGESPAEAVVREFAEEIGRTVRATETLPVVRHAYTSFDVTLHPFVVRSSAPTPGGEHRRFVPLDRVTEYAQPAANGKIWRAWFAKNEKSDRILAIEMRGRE from the coding sequence ATGAAATCCGCCCGGCGGCTGCTCGCGTGGTATGACCGCCACGCGCGGGATCTGCCCTGGCGCGGCGAGCGCGACCCGTATCGCATCTGGGTCAGTGAAATCATGCTCCAGCAGACGACCGTGGATGCGGTGCGAAATCGCTACCGCGAATTCGTGCGTCGCTTCCCCACGCTGCGCGATCTGGCCGAAGCGCCTCCCGACGCCGTGATGAAGGCGTGGGAAGGCATGGGCTACTACAGCCGCGCGGTGAATCTGCACCGATCCGCGCGCATCGTGTGGTTGGGCGGGGGCGGCGCGTTTCCCGCGAGCGAGGCCGAGTGGCGCGCGCTGCCCGGTGTCGGGCCCTACACCGCCGCGGCGCTCGCGTGTCTCGTGAACAAGGAGCGCGTCGTCGCCGTCGACGCCCTTGTGCGCCGCGTGCTTTTTCGCGTTTTTCGCATCGACGCGTTGCTCAGCACTCTCTCGATCGACCGCGAAATCCGCGAGCGCGGCATCGATCTGATCGACCCCGCGCGGCCGTACGACAGCCTTCAGGCGCTGATGGATCTCGCGACAGCCCTTTGCCGCCCGCGCAGTCCCGACTGCCCGCCCTGCCCTTTGCGCGAAGATTGCGCGTCACATGCCGCGGGGGATGCCGACCGCCTGCCGAAAAAAGCGAACGCCGTTCGAAAGTCGGTGAACGTCGCCGTCGGGCTGTGGATTCGCGGCGACTCCGTTTTCTTGCAGCGACGACCCGAAGGCGGCCTCTTCGCGGGCCTGTGGGAACTGCCCGGCGGCAAGGTCGAGCCGGGCGAGAGCCCGGCGGAGGCGGTTGTCCGCGAGTTCGCCGAGGAGATCGGTCGCACGGTGCGAGCGACCGAAACATTGCCCGTGGTGCGTCACGCGTACACGAGCTTCGACGTCACGCTGCATCCCTTTGTGGTGCGATCGTCAGCTCCCACGCCCGGCGGCGAACACCGGCGCTTCGTGCCGCTGGACCGCGTGACCGAATACGCGCAGCCGGCCGCCAACGGGAAGATCTGGAGGGCATGGTTCGCGAAAAACGAAAAATCCGATAGAATTCTCGCAATCGAAATGCGGGGTCGCGAATGA
- a CDS encoding YaiI/YqxD family protein, which yields MNVYVDADGCPVKNEIYRASEKYGAVVFVVCNRYMNVPSDPRIRLVVVEAGPDIADDWIAERAEAGDLVVTSDIPLADRCLKRGARVLDVRGREFTPDSIGGQMATRSLMEQLRMMGEMGGGPPPVEKKDRSKFLEKFHQVMQALARATG from the coding sequence ATGAACGTGTACGTCGATGCCGACGGATGCCCAGTGAAGAATGAAATCTACCGAGCTTCGGAAAAGTACGGCGCGGTCGTGTTCGTGGTGTGCAACCGCTACATGAACGTGCCGTCCGATCCGCGCATTCGCCTCGTCGTGGTCGAGGCGGGTCCCGACATCGCGGACGACTGGATCGCCGAGCGAGCAGAGGCGGGGGACCTCGTCGTCACATCGGACATCCCGCTCGCGGACCGATGCCTGAAGCGCGGCGCGCGCGTGCTCGACGTACGCGGTCGCGAGTTCACGCCCGATTCCATCGGCGGGCAGATGGCGACACGCAGCCTGATGGAACAGCTTCGCATGATGGGCGAGATGGGCGGCGGCCCTCCGCCGGTCGAGAAGAAAGACCGCTCGAAGTTCCTCGAAAAATTTCATCAGGTCATGCAGGCGCTCGCCCGCGCGACCGGCTGA
- a CDS encoding aspartate kinase — protein MSVIVQKYGGTSVGTLERIGNVARRVVDLYNRGNKVVVTVSAMSGETDRLINLAKAIVDPPPRRELDVLLNTGEQVSVALLAMAIEKLGPRSRSFLGHQIRITTDSMFSNAKILDIDTSELIRALDEGCIAVVAGFQGIDEKGNLTTLGRGGSDTTAVAIAAAIKADLCEILTDVDGVYTTDPNICPEARKLDEISDEEMLEMASLGAKVLHHRSVLFASKYKVKTCVRSSFNDNPGTLIVPSEEVMEQVVVRGITCEKNATKVRLIGVPDRPGVAAAIFSPISDAGINVDLIIQNASTDGFTDLTFTVPRADAQQAMAICQKVAGDLGALAVDSDAEIAKISIVGLGMRTHSGVASTLFQALSGAGINIQMVSTSEIKVTCVINLNDADEAVRVLHRAFRLDQPNGG, from the coding sequence ATGAGCGTCATCGTCCAGAAATACGGCGGCACCAGCGTCGGCACGCTGGAGCGCATCGGCAACGTGGCTCGGCGCGTCGTCGATCTCTACAACCGGGGCAACAAGGTCGTGGTGACGGTCTCCGCCATGTCGGGCGAAACGGACCGGCTCATCAATCTCGCGAAGGCGATCGTTGATCCCCCGCCGCGCCGCGAACTCGACGTGCTGCTCAACACGGGCGAACAGGTCAGCGTGGCGCTGCTCGCAATGGCGATCGAAAAGCTCGGGCCGCGCTCGCGCAGTTTTCTCGGACATCAAATCCGCATCACGACCGACTCGATGTTTTCGAACGCGAAGATCCTCGATATCGACACGTCGGAACTCATCCGCGCGCTCGACGAAGGCTGCATCGCCGTGGTCGCGGGTTTTCAGGGCATCGACGAAAAGGGCAACCTGACGACGCTCGGGCGCGGCGGATCGGACACGACCGCGGTCGCCATCGCCGCGGCGATCAAGGCCGATCTGTGCGAGATCCTCACCGATGTGGACGGTGTGTACACGACCGACCCCAACATCTGCCCCGAGGCGCGCAAGCTCGACGAAATCAGCGACGAGGAAATGCTCGAAATGGCGTCGCTGGGCGCAAAGGTGCTGCACCACCGCAGCGTGCTGTTCGCGTCGAAGTACAAGGTGAAAACGTGCGTGCGCAGCAGTTTTAACGACAATCCGGGCACGCTGATCGTGCCGTCGGAGGAAGTGATGGAACAGGTCGTCGTCCGCGGGATCACGTGCGAGAAAAATGCGACGAAGGTGCGCCTGATCGGCGTGCCCGATCGGCCCGGCGTGGCGGCGGCGATTTTTTCGCCGATCTCCGACGCGGGCATCAACGTGGATCTCATCATTCAGAACGCCAGCACGGACGGCTTCACCGATCTGACCTTCACGGTGCCGCGCGCCGACGCCCAACAGGCGATGGCGATCTGCCAAAAAGTCGCGGGCGACCTCGGCGCGCTCGCCGTCGATTCCGATGCCGAGATCGCCAAGATCTCCATCGTGGGCCTCGGCATGCGCACGCATTCCGGCGTGGCGTCCACACTCTTTCAGGCGCTCTCGGGGGCGGGCATCAACATCCAGATGGTCTCGACGAGCGAAATCAAGGTCACGTGCGTCATTAATCTGAACGACGCCGACGAGGCCGTGCGCGTACTGCACCGCGCGTTTCGCCTCGATCAGCCGAACGGCGGTTGA
- a CDS encoding isochorismatase family protein produces the protein MLELEGLVPREDVAVVVVDIQEKLFGFIHEKERVLENSKKVIEFCQRIGLQTFVTEQYPKGLGVTLPELQQTLGANYTPIPKTAFSCLGEPAFMEALEGTEASTLVLLGIETHICVLQTAITALASGNWDVMILSDAVGSRTVENHRLGLDRARDEGAIIASSEMFFYEILQEAKTEDHKKVFDLLK, from the coding sequence ATGCTCGAACTCGAGGGTCTCGTTCCTCGCGAAGACGTCGCGGTGGTGGTGGTGGATATTCAGGAGAAGCTCTTCGGATTCATCCACGAGAAGGAACGGGTGCTGGAAAATTCGAAGAAGGTCATCGAGTTCTGCCAGCGCATCGGCCTGCAGACATTCGTCACGGAGCAGTACCCGAAGGGCCTCGGGGTGACGTTGCCGGAGTTGCAGCAGACCCTTGGCGCGAACTATACGCCGATTCCCAAAACCGCGTTCTCCTGTCTGGGCGAACCCGCCTTCATGGAGGCGCTCGAAGGCACAGAGGCGTCGACGCTCGTGCTGCTCGGTATCGAGACCCATATCTGCGTCCTCCAGACCGCGATCACCGCGCTCGCGTCGGGCAACTGGGACGTGATGATCCTCTCGGACGCCGTCGGCAGCCGAACCGTGGAAAATCACCGGCTCGGCCTCGACCGAGCGCGCGACGAGGGCGCGATCATCGCGTCGTCCGAAATGTTCTTCTACGAAATCCTTCAGGAAGCCAAGACCGAGGACCACAAAAAGGTCTTCGATCTGTTGAAGTAG
- the tsaE gene encoding tRNA (adenosine(37)-N6)-threonylcarbamoyltransferase complex ATPase subunit type 1 TsaE — translation MSPVRVRSVSEDMTREIGRRLGEAARPGDVFALAGELGSGKTRFVQGLARGLGIDPDEVASPTFTMIAEHAGRLTLHHMDLYRMRTHVDLSTVGIEEYLDARGPDAGVCAVEWADRFADVMPPGAIRVDFAIGDGDARVLLFAAPAEREDEIERQLAGFTPERIG, via the coding sequence ATGAGCCCCGTGCGCGTGCGCTCCGTTTCCGAAGACATGACGCGCGAGATCGGCCGGCGGCTCGGCGAGGCGGCGCGGCCCGGCGACGTCTTCGCGCTCGCGGGCGAGCTGGGCAGCGGCAAGACGCGCTTCGTGCAGGGGCTCGCGCGGGGACTCGGCATCGACCCGGACGAGGTCGCGAGCCCGACATTTACGATGATCGCCGAGCACGCGGGACGCTTGACCTTGCACCACATGGACCTGTATCGAATGCGCACGCACGTCGACCTTTCGACCGTCGGCATCGAGGAATACCTCGACGCGCGAGGACCGGACGCCGGCGTGTGCGCGGTGGAGTGGGCGGATCGCTTCGCGGACGTGATGCCGCCGGGCGCGATCCGCGTGGACTTCGCGATCGGGGACGGCGACGCGCGCGTTTTACTTTTCGCCGCTCCCGCCGAGCGCGAGGATGAAATCGAACGGCAGCTCGCGGGCTTCACGCCCGAAAGGATCGGATAA
- a CDS encoding uracil-DNA glycosylase family protein codes for MEFSKGADLVQLRHNVVCGIRVNRDAFHALLERVRACRHCADVLPLGPRPVLRASLSARILIVGQAPGTRVHETGLPWNDPSGDRLRAWMGLDRETFYDESCIAIVPMGLCYPGCGKSGDLPPRTECRVLWFDDLLGAMGRIEFTILCGAYAQAYHLGNRARATLTETVAAWRDHWPRYLPTPHPSPRNIGWFRANPWFEADVVPALRERVADLLGSEDAR; via the coding sequence ATGGAGTTTAGCAAAGGGGCGGATCTTGTCCAGTTGCGACACAACGTCGTCTGTGGAATTCGCGTGAATCGTGACGCCTTCCACGCCCTGCTCGAACGCGTGCGCGCATGCCGGCACTGCGCGGACGTCTTGCCGCTCGGCCCGCGGCCCGTGCTGCGCGCGTCGCTCTCGGCGCGGATTCTCATCGTCGGGCAGGCGCCGGGGACGCGCGTTCATGAAACCGGCCTGCCGTGGAACGATCCCAGCGGCGACCGCTTGCGTGCGTGGATGGGCCTGGACCGCGAGACGTTTTACGACGAGTCGTGCATCGCGATCGTGCCGATGGGGCTTTGCTATCCGGGGTGCGGCAAGAGCGGCGATCTGCCGCCGCGCACCGAGTGCCGCGTTCTGTGGTTCGACGACCTGCTCGGCGCGATGGGGCGTATCGAGTTCACGATTCTTTGCGGCGCCTACGCCCAGGCGTATCACCTCGGAAATCGAGCCCGCGCGACGTTGACCGAAACCGTCGCCGCTTGGCGCGATCACTGGCCGCGTTACCTGCCGACACCGCATCCGTCGCCGCGCAACATCGGCTGGTTTCGGGCGAATCCGTGGTTCGAAGCCGACGTCGTCCCTGCGCTGCGCGAACGCGTCGCGGATCTTCTTGGGAGTGAGGACGCGCGATGA
- a CDS encoding dienelactone hydrolase family protein, with amino-acid sequence MTRAMCAAVFLCVFVSCAIGFAACAIIAPVESDLPVLQTMSGRADWSYVLVKPKDPGKPAPLLLVLHGYDGDARSMAHLWSVQREMNRAYILAPQAPPKERNGKTVSTWEAGTDDAFLHTLLDMVSRENKTIGAQSAIAGYSAGASMAMHMAMKNPGRFAACAAIGGGVGMSESVDPGFTHYLLLAGEKDVAFDPKKATRLHDRIHELGGQADVEIVKGVDHTTLYGRIEQGAKWLAQEMGLLFVMDE; translated from the coding sequence ATGACGCGAGCGATGTGCGCCGCGGTTTTTTTGTGCGTGTTCGTCTCGTGCGCGATCGGGTTCGCCGCGTGCGCGATCATTGCGCCGGTGGAAAGCGATCTGCCGGTCCTGCAAACCATGTCGGGACGGGCCGATTGGTCCTACGTGCTCGTGAAGCCGAAGGACCCGGGCAAACCCGCGCCGCTGCTCCTGGTGCTGCACGGATACGACGGCGACGCCCGCTCGATGGCGCACTTGTGGAGCGTGCAGCGCGAAATGAATCGCGCCTACATCCTCGCGCCGCAAGCGCCGCCGAAGGAGCGCAACGGCAAAACGGTGAGCACCTGGGAAGCGGGAACCGACGACGCGTTTCTGCACACGCTGCTCGATATGGTGAGTCGCGAAAACAAAACCATCGGAGCGCAGTCGGCGATCGCGGGTTACAGCGCGGGGGCGTCGATGGCCATGCACATGGCGATGAAAAATCCGGGGCGTTTCGCGGCATGCGCGGCGATCGGCGGTGGCGTCGGCATGTCCGAGTCCGTCGATCCCGGGTTCACGCATTACCTGCTGCTGGCGGGCGAAAAGGACGTCGCATTCGATCCGAAAAAGGCGACACGTCTTCACGATCGCATCCACGAACTCGGCGGTCAGGCCGACGTGGAGATCGTCAAGGGCGTTGACCACACGACGCTCTACGGTCGTATCGAACAGGGCGCGAAATGGCTGGCCCAGGAGATGGGCTTGTTGTTTGTCATGGACGAATGA